From the genome of Marixanthomonas ophiurae, one region includes:
- the pyrE gene encoding orotate phosphoribosyltransferase, which yields MILNKETAQKTAELLLQINAIKLQPQNPFTWASGWKSPIYCDNRITLSYPIIRNYLKENLAKQVEILYGKPDIIAGVATGAIGIGALVADILGLPFCYIRPETKKHGRQNKIEGFVEANQNVVIIEDLISTGNSSLLAANALKEANLNVKGMLAIFTYGFDVSEENFKKNNIELHTLSDYNHLLQQAEKSNYISSMEKTLLSTWRMDPANWNPQLK from the coding sequence ATGATTTTAAACAAAGAAACCGCGCAAAAAACGGCTGAATTACTATTGCAAATTAATGCAATAAAATTACAACCACAAAACCCGTTTACGTGGGCATCAGGATGGAAATCTCCAATTTATTGTGATAACCGTATTACATTGTCCTATCCCATCATAAGGAATTACCTTAAAGAAAACCTAGCAAAACAAGTAGAGATACTCTACGGAAAGCCCGATATCATTGCCGGGGTAGCTACAGGAGCCATAGGCATTGGAGCTTTGGTGGCCGACATTTTAGGACTTCCTTTTTGTTATATTAGACCCGAAACAAAAAAACACGGTAGGCAAAATAAAATTGAAGGGTTTGTAGAGGCAAATCAAAACGTGGTGATTATTGAAGACCTTATTAGCACCGGAAACAGTAGTTTATTAGCAGCAAACGCTTTGAAAGAGGCAAACTTGAACGTAAAAGGAATGCTCGCTATATTTACATATGGTTTTGACGTTTCTGAAGAGAATTTCAAAAAAAATAATATTGAACTCCATACGTTGAGTGATTATAATCACTTATTGCAACAAGCCGAAAAATCCAATTATATTTCTTCCATGGAAAAAACATTGCTTTCTACATGGCGCATGGATCCTGCTAATTGGAATCCACAATTAAAATAA
- a CDS encoding NUDIX hydrolase: MYKVFVKDIPIILSTEENIGEQYTSIPLNLVRFKKLVKKISKGELLYVNLYHKNEEKLERFLRKKLPVVEAAGGMVFNDKQEILFIYRNKKWDLPKGKIEKKETHEEAAMREVMEETGVQDLEIREFLMKTYHVFKRNGKFKLKVTYWYNMYSNYEGELRPEEKEGIKKAKWKNFEKSQKALTKSYENIKLLFPKEYLTTHPNDRVTKV; the protein is encoded by the coding sequence ATGTATAAAGTTTTTGTTAAAGATATCCCCATAATTCTTTCAACTGAAGAAAATATTGGCGAACAATACACTTCCATACCACTTAATCTAGTCAGGTTTAAGAAACTGGTTAAAAAAATAAGCAAAGGTGAATTGCTTTATGTGAATCTCTACCATAAAAACGAAGAGAAGCTAGAGCGATTTCTTCGGAAAAAACTACCTGTAGTTGAAGCGGCTGGAGGTATGGTTTTTAATGATAAGCAAGAAATTCTTTTTATCTACCGTAATAAAAAGTGGGATTTGCCAAAAGGTAAAATTGAAAAGAAAGAAACTCACGAAGAAGCTGCTATGCGGGAAGTAATGGAAGAAACTGGAGTGCAAGATCTTGAAATACGAGAATTTTTAATGAAAACCTACCATGTTTTTAAACGGAATGGAAAGTTTAAGTTAAAAGTTACATATTGGTATAATATGTATAGTAATTATGAAGGCGAACTTAGACCAGAAGAAAAAGAGGGGATTAAAAAAGCGAAGTGGAAAAACTTCGAAAAATCCCAAAAAGCTTTAACTAAAAGCTACGAAAACATTAAATTACTATTTCCGAAGGAATATTTAACCACCCACCCGAACGATCGGGTAACGAAGGTGTGA